A genomic window from Planctomycetota bacterium includes:
- a CDS encoding sigma-70 family RNA polymerase sigma factor: METLGRDEVVKAAFRYRDALMGYAFALLRDWSQAEDVVQDAFIVVMNRWSDFRPGTSLFCWVREIVRHKAQEARRARMRQASPLDEALLIQVTETLDGHFDEEAAERQSLMHRALERCMSFLNARAVEILAGFYGRSESCEAIAERQKRSVNAIRLSLSRVRKQLQECMTRQLPLLEGGP; encoded by the coding sequence ATGGAGACCCTGGGTCGTGACGAGGTCGTCAAGGCCGCCTTCCGCTATCGGGACGCCCTGATGGGGTACGCCTTCGCGCTGCTTCGCGACTGGTCCCAGGCGGAGGACGTGGTCCAGGACGCGTTCATCGTGGTCATGAACCGCTGGTCCGACTTTCGGCCCGGCACCAGCCTCTTCTGCTGGGTCCGGGAAATCGTGCGCCACAAGGCTCAGGAAGCGCGTCGCGCCCGGATGCGCCAGGCGTCGCCTCTCGACGAAGCCCTCCTGATCCAGGTGACCGAGACCCTCGACGGACACTTCGACGAGGAGGCCGCCGAGCGCCAGTCGCTGATGCATCGCGCGCTGGAGCGGTGCATGTCGTTTCTCAACGCCCGGGCGGTCGAGATCCTGGCGGGATTCTACGGGCGTTCGGAATCCTGCGAGGCGATCGCCGAGCGCCAGAAGCGCAGCGTCAACGCGATCCGGCTCTCCCTGTCGCGCGTGCGCAAGCAGCTTCAGGAATGCATGACCCGGCAACTCCCGCTTCTGGAAGGCGGACCATGA
- a CDS encoding class I SAM-dependent methyltransferase, whose amino-acid sequence MRREATAPAADPAGAYEAYQAWPEETASAAAACLHAAVRRPPPRRCLFLGTATGVNDVLPFARRADPADRIVAGDIVPACLDRLRERAAREGLRNVEVRVLDVRRDLEGQGTFDLVTLFFVIHRIAEWRAVAAPLAGCVAEGGSLFVTEFAGPGGILYLSNERGGTGQDPVSRLIRRYFELLAEPFDPPLKSTWIGPFRELLARFLRPAETREVVWPQRLTVGDMYTRIAARAYAPYFGTRASPALLERLRTEFAPEWEREVAFQEKIRLYRFVRP is encoded by the coding sequence ATGAGGCGGGAGGCGACGGCGCCGGCCGCGGATCCGGCTGGCGCCTACGAGGCCTATCAGGCGTGGCCCGAGGAGACGGCCTCCGCGGCGGCGGCGTGCCTGCATGCCGCGGTGAGGCGTCCGCCTCCGCGACGGTGCCTCTTCCTGGGGACCGCCACCGGCGTCAACGACGTTCTCCCCTTCGCCCGGCGCGCGGATCCGGCCGACCGAATCGTGGCGGGAGACATCGTCCCGGCCTGCCTCGACCGCCTCCGGGAGCGCGCCGCCCGCGAAGGGCTGCGGAATGTGGAGGTCCGGGTCCTCGACGTCCGCCGCGATCTCGAGGGACAGGGGACCTTCGACCTGGTGACCCTCTTTTTCGTCATCCACCGGATCGCGGAGTGGCGCGCGGTGGCCGCGCCCCTGGCGGGATGCGTGGCCGAGGGCGGATCGCTCTTCGTCACCGAGTTCGCCGGCCCCGGCGGCATTCTTTATCTCTCCAACGAGCGGGGCGGGACGGGCCAGGATCCCGTGTCCCGCCTCATCCGCCGGTATTTCGAGCTTCTGGCCGAACCCTTCGACCCGCCCCTCAAGAGCACCTGGATCGGGCCGTTCCGCGAACTTCTGGCCCGCTTCCTCCGGCCCGCGGAGACGCGCGAGGTCGTCTGGCCCCAGCGCCTGACCGTGGGGGACATGTACACCCGGATCGCCGCCCGCGCGTACGCCCCGTACTTCGGCACCCGCGCGTCCCCGGCGCTTCTCGAACGCCTCCGCACGGAGTTCGCGCCGGAATGGGAGAGGGAGGTCGCCTTTCAGGAGAAGATCCGGCTCTACCGATTCGTCCGACCGTAG
- a CDS encoding LysR family transcriptional regulator: MSTIKILDRDLPLRLEWLRSFLVVAETGGFSRAARELHLSQPAVWTHVRELEENLGTRLLEPVGGRARLTRAGETAAREARRLLEGVRAFREAVAEAETTVQGVLALGASTTPGNYLLPPVMQEFERRYPKARATLSIGNSAKIFDRLRSNEVDLGVVGIEPEGTEFAVVPLCEDELVLFASRRHPLARRREVSAEDWTRERLVVREPDSATRRLTDRLLARREARPPLMELGCPETVKRAVAAGLGIGVLSRFAIAGEVRHGELVELRAPGFPIRRKIYAAYPRRKHLTRLMTSFLELLEKAASRR, translated from the coding sequence ATGAGCACAATAAAGATCCTCGATAGAGATCTGCCGCTGCGCCTCGAATGGCTGCGGTCCTTCCTCGTCGTGGCCGAGACGGGGGGATTCAGCCGGGCGGCCCGGGAGCTGCATCTCTCCCAGCCGGCCGTCTGGACGCACGTGCGGGAGCTCGAGGAGAACCTCGGAACCAGGCTTCTGGAGCCCGTGGGGGGACGCGCCCGCCTCACGCGCGCCGGCGAGACCGCCGCCCGGGAGGCCCGGCGGCTCCTCGAAGGAGTGCGCGCCTTCCGGGAGGCGGTGGCCGAGGCCGAGACGACCGTGCAGGGCGTCCTGGCGCTCGGCGCCAGCACCACGCCGGGCAACTACCTGCTTCCCCCCGTCATGCAGGAGTTCGAACGCCGGTACCCCAAGGCGCGTGCGACCCTTTCGATCGGAAACAGCGCCAAGATCTTCGACCGCCTGCGCTCGAACGAGGTGGACCTGGGCGTCGTGGGCATCGAGCCCGAGGGGACCGAGTTCGCGGTCGTTCCCCTGTGCGAGGACGAACTCGTGCTTTTCGCCTCCCGGCGCCATCCGCTGGCCCGGCGGCGGGAGGTCTCCGCGGAGGATTGGACGCGCGAGCGCCTCGTGGTGCGGGAGCCGGATTCGGCCACCCGGAGGCTCACGGACCGGCTGCTCGCCCGCCGGGAGGCGAGGCCGCCGCTCATGGAGCTGGGATGTCCGGAAACGGTCAAGCGCGCCGTCGCGGCGGGGCTCGGAATCGGAGTCCTCTCGCGATTCGCCATCGCCGGCGAGGTGCGTCACGGGGAACTCGTGGAACTTCGGGCCCCGGGCTTCCCCATCCGGCGCAAGATCTACGCGGCCTACCCGCGCCGCAAGCACCTCACGCGCCTGATGACGAGTTTCCTCGAGCTTCTGGAGAAAGCGGCCTCGCGCCGATAA
- a CDS encoding PAS domain S-box protein, whose product MMRDARAPLRILSLEDDLEDALLVERALRASGIRFVFRRVEGREEFLRALAEEEPPDLILSDHSVPSLTGLEALTLARERRPGIPFIFVSGHVGEQRAVEALRAGATDYILKDNLTALGASVRRAVREADLRRDFERAQAELRERAEALRLILDSALDAVVTMDEEGRVTGWNPQAERIFGWSREEALGRPMADLIVPERYREVHRTGLARFLATGQGPILRRRIEIEALRRSGEEFTVELAVIPVQVGGRWSFSAFVRDITDRKRRATRADLDRVVSRILAASPRPEEAVRAILQALCRELGWPVALYWRVDPEAGVLRLGDAWPEPAGAFAEFLEDSRRREFRRGEVLPGRIWEQEAPHWFERIREDPAFRRASFAARAGLAGGFGFPVGEPGRLRGVIEVFSRRPEPPDPEMLEMTADLGRAIGRFLERRDAEERLRESQERFRVLSEEVPEILFMARPDGLWEYVNGRFLAHTGMAPEAASGEGWIGILHPDDRDAVRERWRRSVAAGEPFEAEFRLRRADGAYRWFLARSVPLRDGEGRVSRWLGVATDIDDQRRARDRQAFLTEASATLASSLEVETTLATVSRLVVPRFGDWCAVHLLQENGTVRHMGLYHRDPARVRLVEEMLALYPLDPDLPHGYPKVLRTGEPELIPELTPEIVRDAVRSEEHRRRIESLALVSSLCVPLRARGRTIGALSVATAESGRRLGQAELELMQELGRLAAYAIDNARLYREVRELTSTLEERVARRTAELEEALLQMEAFTYSVSHDLRAPIRAIGSYADILLAEKAERLDEDGRASLRRIAAAARHMDALTRDLLVLARVGRTHLEVRTIDPTSLLREILAGMQEEIAACGAQVALEEPFPPVRGDRLLLGQALQNYLSNAIKFVAPGVPPRVRVRAERRDGRVRLWVEDNGIGIAREYWDRLFRLFERLHTAQEYPGTGVGLAIVQKAADRMGGRVGVESEPGKGSRFWIELPAA is encoded by the coding sequence ATGATGCGGGACGCGCGGGCCCCTCTGCGGATCCTCAGCCTCGAGGACGATCTCGAAGACGCCCTCCTCGTCGAGCGCGCCCTTCGCGCCTCCGGAATCCGCTTCGTCTTCCGCCGGGTGGAGGGACGCGAGGAATTCCTGCGGGCGCTCGCGGAGGAGGAGCCGCCGGACCTCATTCTCTCGGATCATTCCGTTCCCTCCCTGACCGGCCTCGAAGCGCTGACCCTGGCCCGGGAGCGCCGCCCCGGCATTCCCTTCATCTTCGTCTCGGGACACGTGGGCGAGCAACGGGCCGTCGAGGCCCTCAGGGCGGGCGCGACGGACTACATCCTCAAGGATAACCTCACGGCCCTCGGGGCGTCCGTCCGCCGCGCCGTCCGGGAGGCGGACCTCCGGCGGGATTTCGAGCGTGCCCAAGCGGAGCTCCGTGAACGCGCGGAGGCCCTCCGGCTCATCCTCGACTCGGCCCTCGACGCCGTGGTGACCATGGACGAAGAGGGCCGCGTCACGGGCTGGAACCCGCAGGCCGAGCGGATCTTCGGCTGGTCGCGGGAGGAAGCCCTGGGGCGGCCGATGGCCGACCTGATCGTTCCCGAGCGATATCGGGAGGTCCACCGAACGGGGCTGGCGCGCTTTCTGGCGACGGGCCAGGGGCCGATTCTCCGCCGCCGCATCGAGATCGAGGCGCTCCGGCGCTCCGGGGAGGAGTTCACGGTGGAGCTCGCGGTGATCCCGGTTCAGGTGGGCGGCCGGTGGTCCTTCAGCGCTTTTGTCCGGGACATCACGGACCGGAAGCGCCGCGCCACGCGCGCCGACCTCGACCGCGTCGTGTCCCGGATCCTGGCGGCCTCGCCGCGGCCGGAGGAAGCGGTTCGCGCGATCCTCCAGGCGCTTTGCCGGGAACTGGGCTGGCCGGTGGCCCTCTACTGGCGCGTGGATCCCGAGGCGGGCGTTCTGCGCCTGGGCGACGCCTGGCCGGAACCGGCCGGAGCGTTCGCCGAATTCCTGGAGGACAGCCGCCGGAGGGAGTTTCGCCGCGGAGAAGTCCTGCCCGGCCGCATCTGGGAGCAGGAAGCCCCGCACTGGTTCGAACGCATCCGCGAAGACCCGGCCTTTCGTCGCGCCTCGTTCGCCGCGCGCGCCGGCCTGGCCGGCGGCTTCGGATTCCCTGTGGGGGAGCCCGGCCGCCTTCGGGGCGTGATCGAAGTCTTCAGCCGCCGGCCGGAACCGCCGGATCCCGAAATGCTCGAGATGACGGCGGACCTGGGCCGCGCGATCGGACGCTTCCTCGAGCGCCGCGATGCCGAGGAGCGCCTTCGCGAAAGCCAGGAGCGCTTCCGCGTCCTCTCCGAGGAGGTCCCCGAAATCCTCTTCATGGCGCGGCCGGACGGCCTCTGGGAATACGTCAACGGACGCTTTCTCGCCCACACCGGCATGGCTCCGGAAGCCGCGTCGGGCGAGGGATGGATCGGGATCCTTCATCCGGACGACCGCGACGCCGTGCGGGAGCGCTGGAGGCGCTCCGTGGCCGCCGGCGAACCGTTCGAGGCGGAATTCCGCCTGCGCCGGGCGGACGGCGCCTATCGCTGGTTCCTGGCCCGAAGCGTTCCGCTGCGCGACGGCGAAGGCCGGGTCTCCCGATGGCTGGGAGTCGCCACCGACATCGACGATCAGCGGCGCGCGCGGGATCGGCAGGCGTTCCTGACGGAGGCGAGCGCGACCCTGGCCTCTTCGCTCGAGGTCGAGACCACGCTGGCGACCGTTTCGCGCCTGGTCGTGCCCCGTTTCGGAGACTGGTGCGCCGTCCATCTGCTCCAGGAAAACGGGACGGTCCGTCACATGGGGCTCTATCACCGCGATCCGGCCCGCGTTCGGCTCGTCGAAGAGATGCTGGCGCTCTATCCCCTCGATCCCGACCTGCCCCACGGCTATCCGAAGGTCCTGCGCACAGGGGAGCCCGAACTCATCCCGGAGCTTACCCCGGAGATCGTCCGCGACGCCGTCCGGAGCGAGGAGCACCGGCGCCGGATCGAGTCCCTGGCCCTGGTTTCCTCCCTGTGCGTTCCGCTGCGGGCGCGGGGCCGCACGATCGGGGCCCTTTCGGTGGCCACGGCGGAATCGGGCCGCCGCCTCGGCCAGGCCGAGCTCGAACTCATGCAGGAGCTGGGGCGCCTGGCCGCCTACGCGATCGACAACGCCCGCCTCTATCGGGAAGTGCGCGAGCTGACCTCGACCCTGGAGGAGCGCGTGGCCCGCCGCACGGCCGAACTCGAGGAGGCGCTCCTTCAGATGGAGGCCTTCACGTACAGCGTCTCCCACGACCTCCGCGCGCCCATCCGCGCCATCGGAAGCTATGCGGACATCCTGCTGGCCGAAAAGGCCGAGCGCCTGGACGAGGACGGACGCGCCAGCCTCCGGCGCATCGCGGCGGCCGCCCGCCACATGGACGCCCTGACGCGAGACCTCCTCGTCCTGGCCCGGGTCGGGCGCACGCACCTCGAGGTCCGCACGATCGATCCGACGTCCCTTTTGCGCGAGATCCTGGCGGGCATGCAGGAGGAAATCGCCGCCTGCGGCGCTCAGGTCGCGCTCGAGGAGCCCTTCCCGCCGGTTCGGGGCGACCGGCTTCTGCTCGGCCAGGCGCTTCAGAATTATCTCTCCAACGCCATCAAGTTCGTCGCTCCCGGCGTGCCGCCCCGGGTCCGCGTCCGCGCCGAGCGCCGGGACGGGCGGGTGCGCTTGTGGGTCGAGGACAACGGGATCGGCATCGCGCGCGAGTATTGGGATCGGCTCTTTCGCCTCTTCGAGCGCCTGCACACGGCGCAGGAATACCCCGGCACGGGGGTCGGCCTGGCGATCGTCCAGAAAGCGGCCGACCGGATGGGCGGCCGTGTCGGGGTGGAGAGCGAGCCGGGGAAAGGAAGCCGCTTCTGGATCGAGCTTCCGGCCGCCTGA